TGACATCCCTGTTCTTCAGACACTACACAGTGACTGTATGTTATgagtttgtttaaaaaaataaatggtcGTCTTATAATCCTGTCTATTGCCACCCCGATATCTACCAGCTCAAACATGCCTTGCAATGTAGGCTGACTCCTTTTTGTACAAAACAAGGAACTAGTTTCCAGAGAATTCGGTTTGGTCAAGGTTTTCATTGAGAATTGAAGTAGCAGGATAAGTAACAGGAGAATTGTCTGAAAGAGCAAAGCACTGTTATGATTATAATGGCTACTAAAAAAATCTAATGACAGAATTTCATGTAGTAAGCAGATAATTCTCTGACATGCAATGGCCAATTAATGCCCATCTTGGTGGCTGATATGCTTTGGTTGTCGTGATATATATTTAATGTCAGTGGAAAGTTTATTTGTACTCTTGAGAATAATGTAATTAAGAAagagtaaatattttttttcgctcCTAGTTAGGCAAAACTCCTCTCTCCATTGGCCTCTTAacagggagttttagcaaagatgACAGGTACGGCTACGGCatcgccacaaagcaagaatattattggttgaaaaaggaaaaatgctcgtgctgcacgtgcaacacgagttctagttacaggatagttcgcctgtgttgtacaatgtgaacaagacggattaatcgcgaaatacttgcgaaaGCGCGAAGTTACATTTTGGACTAACattttcgttgctgtagccgtcgtctttgctaaaactccctactATCAAAGTGTAAGGAAACATACCAACTCGAACATTTAATCCGGGGAAAAAAATtagtaaattacaatttcacaataaaaaatgggagctCCTCTTGTTGTTAATGGAATATTAGCTATCACACCAACttattaccgtatttacccgtgtataagtcaaccttttatggcctcaaaaggagcttcaaaaatcgccctcgacttatacacgggtcaaagattttgagccaagttccagctaagtaatttattcaaaattagtcttgggcataacgaacgcagtggacaaaaacagacaaaaaacttcaaaatgaatgtaaacaattccagttgaaataaaaaaggatttgtccaactcttaatgttgaagatactcacaagcacaaaaatatatgaaatagttactggaaattttcgttttccaaaggtgggaagctctaaaaggcatttctgtttcttcaaataaaacgcaATCGTTcaatggcttagtaacctggcgcaatacctcgtgtttgcgtgcaagcattgTCACTCGTGTTgtctgaaaatgctggttggtaatgattgttttttattctttatacaaacctggctgatctaaatgcttttgcaaacttcgtatagtttggtttatgagttttgttttgtttgtaatgtgagaaattataagtcaagggccaattaaaccttgcacatttttgcATCGtttgcaagttattttcaaagattgactcctgcttttgtgatgttgtgcttatcctctaaagccctttatccttgaacaacgaaacaggttagtttgaggtttacatgtttgattttctgagaactttttcgaaactcaaggacaaaatgcctgcatatacaacaactgctgaactacaaaactattaagcacttgaggccctgatttttgtgtgtatccacatttccagaaatcgaagaatacaagattagtgtcccatgaacatttaacaaagaaactaagaaattgctttttttgccatcaaaaatggggggtcgacttatacacagaATTGACTTGTACACGGGTAGATATGGTACTTATTTTGAGATTACTCCAGGTTTGTTGGTTTTAGTGTAGTTTTTTTTGCTTACATTGTGTAGGaagttattattaatatttttttctcagtgcatttttcaagtttgtttttttgtgtaaaaaggatgataaaacaaattttaaaagccTGTTGGCAGGCAGTCTAGATTATATTAATCTAGATTTTATTGGTTCACATAGTGATGAGCACTGGGAAATGCCAAGGAACGTTCCGCATGCTCAACAAAAACCTGAAGTGGCAATGGTTGACAGGAACTGCACAGGTTGTGTTCAAGGGAAACGAGGCAGACTTTATCATCACAACTAACAGGCCACTGAGGTATCTTTTCTAACCTTTCTACTCAATTTGTAAAACTTGGGTTACATGATTGTAGTCAAGGAAAAAATGTATCATTCACCCTTGCGTTGTCTATTCGCAGTGATGAAGAAGGTGAAGAAATCTTGAGGCAGAGGGGCCAGTTCCCAGCCCTTCCGTTCACAGCAAGTGAATGTGGATCTCCAAGTCCACGAAGCCCGCGAAGCCCAGGCAGTGTTAGTACCTACAGCAATGGAGGGAGTCCTCAAGCTATTCCCTGGGAAAGTTTCTCTGCCACTGGAAGAAGTGGCTTTAAATTCCACCCAAGTAATGGTAGAGTAAACAAGAAGAAACCGCAGCACATTCCTGATGGAATTGCAAACTCACCCGGCAGTGGTAAGTCTTACCTGAGAGTTATTGTAAAAAGTTATGAACGTTCTTGGTTGAAGTGTTTTCTGGAGTCTTTCATTTCTaatttatacaccttattccaaaatggccgccatttaaatgttcttttgtttttattcaaattagcccttgatgcctcattcttaagcttaaaattcaaaagaatattatttttatcttgaacgaggcaacaagggtcAATTTGTATCTGCATAAAtcagcagccattttggaataaggtgtatagtgTTCTTGCTTTAATCCTTCTGTATTTTTGGGGAAATATTTACTAATTTTCAAGAGCTAATTCTGAGATGCCCGCAAGGTTGTCAGTGATCTTGTTTCAAGAAAAACgtctttgttttttctattgAAAGGGGCTATGCCACATTATTTAGGGGGAGTCTTCAGTTAGTTAATCACAAgtttgaaacttgaaaatgttAATGCGGAATTCCTTGACTGGTAAAATTATCGTtccatcacaaacaagatgattctgagcagaAAGGAGCTTCATCCAGGAGATTTGCcgtaaacttgaaaaatgttgggccaacctttttcaagattacccaaatgcaatctgttTCAATGTTgttcatttgtgtccatccattcttcttccttttgctgtatttcttttatgttgttcaacagtctTAATTGGTTTTTGCATCACTCCATTCTACGTTTTGGGCATTTTGAGCGTCTTCAAATTCCATCATTTagtgtgacatagcccctttaaagggATACTGGTTAGCGTCACAGCAGCGGAGTTTGCACTTTAAAAACATTGATTTAAGTCTGAATTGATAGAAGGTCACTGACAGCCCATTCTACCATGCAACATTAGGCCATCTGGTAGACCAGACAACTGTGTAGTGGCAAGTAAAGATCCTAAGCTGTGTTTAAATTTTGTTCCTTAATAACAAGTACTGCAAATTTCTTCCCACTTCAGTGatttacaaattaaatcaagaaaaaaaccaataaattaataatgaatcaatcaattttACCACTTTTGACTTAGAAGGGGTGGTGCAACTGTTTACAAAAACATGAACAGATTATCTTGTTTAGTTTTATCTCAACTTGTTTTACCAGTTATGGTAAGAACGTTTTACCTGTGAAAATATGTAGTgattaacccttttatttttcatgGAAACATTTCATCAAATAGCTACTGTACCCAAAAAGTTTGAACTTTTATTTCAGTAATTCAAGCCTGAGGAAAACTATTCTGCCATTCTGAATAACTTAAAATACTGTGAGGATTCCATAATTATGAGTGTCCATTTATAAGTTTCATTCTTCTGTGTATGCCGAATTATAAGCTGAAGATCATAGGCTTTCCATGGTATCTAATTAGGGGGAGTGTGCCTGTCCCTATGAACCTCTTCTGTCCAAACACGGCCACTTAAAGATTACTGATgatttactcatcaatggggaatcTCTTAAGAAGTGAACAGGTTATATCTATGTCCATGGTTTGAAGCTAGGAGTCATATCAAAACTTGAGGCACAGCCAttgctattagggagcttaagaatgTACGATTTCAAGACCtaaacggcaaccggaagagcaCATTTCAtatgccagggcagtggtgtctcccagatttttatactaatcatctctaatggagaaacgATTCTTAGTAATGTAactgtggttgtgtgaaaacaagttaaaagggaaaacagctcacatCCAGTTACCGTCCACGTCTCAAGAACGtgcatgcttaagctccttatttTCACCGGACACACTGCAATTGATTGACTCAATGATCTACTGATCAAGACTGTTTTATAGCCGTAACACTTGCTAGTGACACCTGTGACGTGATGGGTTCAGTATCCTGACAGTACAATGTATAATGTAGATGAATGCATGAAGACCATAGGGAATATGGAGTTTGGTTAACATAATGGTGGAAGGGCTGCTCCCCtgccctcccccctcccccctccccccaacgGGGAGAGGATTCATACTCACGTTGACATGAGTGACCTTTGTTTGGGCTTGTTTTTTACTGTGGTCTGAGGGTTTTCCTCCAGGTTCTCTGGTGCCCCTCTCATTATACCATCCTTCCTTATGTATTATGTGTACTTGCTAATGCagaaggaaaaacaaatatCACAAGAATGCTTAGTATTAATGATTACTGTTTTACTTTTGGCCAAAATCATTAGTGGTATTGTTTCAGTACTTTGTCTCAAGGGGAGACTTTTTTTGTCAACCGGAAATTTATTTCCTTGTAAGTTAGCTGGCCAGATGAGGAAATGAATTTGCCTCTGTAGACTTGTTATTTCAGAGAGTTTAAGGTGGATTGAGTATTAATGCTAGCCCAAAACAATTTCATATAAATACGTTATTGGGTAAACTACTCATCAGAGCTGGTGACCTGTCCCAGCAGGTGATGTTGTGTACTTCAAAGCAACTGTAAATAGACTGactgttattttgttattttgttaaatCCAATGCGTTAAACATCCTTGGGTGTTCTTATCCACAGCATGCTGCCAGTGTAAATGTCATTGCTATGTGCTGCACATCCATACATGTCGCCAATCTCGCTGTTTGTAACAGCGAAATGGGGATCACTTGTGCTGCTGGTGCTGACTCATCTTTCCCCTTTTGTTTTCATACtatcagggttttttttttcaatgcagTCTGCGAAGCTTGAATTAATTGCCATGTAGtactttattgttttgtttattttcccagTTCTTAagttttcacatttttattttagaacaacTGTTAGCATTGAAATTTTTCTATTTGGAATtgcaaaacgttttgtttatCAAGGATGACATTTTGATAAGTTTTTACCTCGGAGTTTTTCGTTTGTTGACATCAATCAAGTGAAAGTATGCAATTGGAAAAATTCTGTAcaaaaggttttgttttgttttttttagctAGGCAATGCACATTACCATATGGCGCATTTTATGGAAAGCGTTAATTGGATTTAATATTCACTTTGACCATATGCAACTTAGGGGATTGACGAATAAGCATCTTTTCCAAGTCATCAAATTTGGACTTACCTTTTTTTCCTGTTATTACTAGGTTCAACCTCCCCCCTGCAAGGAGGCCTGCCCCCTTCGCCACAGCACCCTAGGTCCCCATTTCCTGATGCCCTCTTAAGCTCTACCTCTTGTACTTCTGCACCCTTGTCCCCACCCCTGCTGGACTTGGATGTAGATATACAAGCAGAGCTTGAAAAGGATGTTTCTGAGCTTGACTTCACGCTTCTTGATCCACAAGGTAAGAAGCGAGTCACCTTGTGTTGCtctttttgctttgcttttctTCTACCTCTTGCTTCCACCCGCTTTCTTTTTCATCTCTGCATTGCTCAGCTTGGTGTGATACACCTTAACGTTTAATCCTTTGTACTCCTGTAAAAGTTACAGTGCTGTTTGTGTTAGCATTGCTTCCAGAacaacacacacacaaaaaaaaaaaaacagtttgctCATGCCTCCCAATAGAGTTCAAgttcattagggagcttaaacaaGGACGTCGGCGGCTGCGAGAACACCACAACCCAATAGGtctaatgaacaaaaacaaaagatgtgCACGCCTTGCTCGTGCCTTTTACATTTGTGTACATTACTATGCTGTTCtcatcatacatacatacatacatacatacatacatgtacatttattgAAGCTCCCTTTACAGGGCTTTAATTTTCATCCACACAACGAGGAGGTTATGTGGAGGACATGAACACCTGATGATAGATTTTCGATTTTCtctctaagggtgcgttcgattgattGGAGTGatgagtgatgatttaaaacactatgtgtggcaatttgcagcaacaaggataataaagctttgtttaaaatagcattttagcagatgtttgacaatattaatgtgaatctacgcaaaaacgaaggatttctaactcctgttccatgtattcctattccggaatacggtcaatcgaacacgccATAAATATCCACActgttctcaccaattttatgtCTGGATTATTGACACTCACTTTCCATTCCGGGCAACTGGGAGTAAtggcaaaattattacaataacaggaaataatatttttagacaaagtTCTCGTAGCCGCCGTCATTGTCCACCTTGCTTAAGGTCGCTACTGTAACCATAGCAACTTAGTGGCTATGCCTTGAAATGACTTTCTTTCTGATTAGTCAATTTACGTGAAATGCTCTAGAAACCTGAAGTTGCCAAAAGGCTGTGATCCAAAGATTAGTAATTCTTGGATCTAGGTTTGGGTTCTTTTAGGAACACTTGATTTGGTCTGATTTTGCTGGCCTTAGAGCAGTTttaaattgagtgtcgaaagtaattaggaaattgctttggttttgcgttaCTTCACTCACTGATTGGTTCACAGTTCttgcaccactttttcaaccaatcaaaagttaaaccaaaaccaatcatggctcgcatgTGCACAtcttcccgcgctttgtgtcagctacgtgtgATTACTTAGAATTTTTATTGGTCCACTGGATTATCTCCATCCCTTTTTTTTGGCtacagtaattactttggttttggttttacgacactcaattgaaactcgctctataaaTGGATAAAGTGCAAACACGTGTTCAAGAATTAAAAGTCTTGGTTTCAATGATAATTACAACATGCAACACAGTAACATCCCTTAATGTCTTTTTAATGCTAACTAACAATACTTGTATTGTACAGTAAACAATCAAAAGACTGTTAAATCAAAGAATTGATAGTTATTTGTCTGTGCTTACATGTATTTAAGTGTCCAGACATGCATTCGTCTTGCTTGACTGTTACTTGCAGATGAGAGTCGTGTTTATCATCTTCAGAGGGCTATAGTTAGTTTTCACAGCCCAGTCTTGCATTCAATGGCTAGCTTGTAAAACATAGCTCACACCACCTTTCCCACTTGTTCCCTCATCGATCTTTCCCTTATCACGCTATACATTGTGAGGTCATTATTTTCACCATTTAGCATGTTCCTTTGGAAGACCCTGTTCATGCTGTCATCTCAAAATTCTTATCTGCAGTCCttaaaaaggtcaaattttattaatttttcagatggcCTGTTTTGAAGGTCATTTCAGTAATAATTGAGTGTGTCTTATCATTAAAAACTAATCTTTTGCACTCACTACATTCTTTATTGTATGAATATCACATGTCATCATGAAGTAACACTAATAGAATTATTGTTAAAATATCATACCGTTATTTTTGCATGCACTAGGGTGTCATGACATTAGGAAGCACATCATCTGCCACATTAAAAAATTGCACACTTCTGAGAAATCATATTGAAGTGACTATCTTGTGTTTCTGGTAGCTGtaacaacaatatttattgaCATCAAACAGAAAACGAAAGTTAACCACTATTTCATGCAAGTAATTTAAGTAAAAGACATCATTTATTTGCACTGAACCACCAGTACCGTATAAGTGAACTCAGAGTTTCAAAAACATGTGTGGGTTGGGATAAACGCAagcatatattttaaaaaaccaaaagaTTTCTTATCCAAATTATTGTAGCTATTTACCTTAACAAAAAAGATGATATTATATGTTTGTTTTTATCCCAACATGGCCATTCGTTTCTTGAAGCTCCGAACTGGGTTATTTAAGCTTCTTATTGTCAAGTGATCAACTTTCTGTATTTCATGTCTTGTGAAATTTATTCTGGCCACATTCTCCTGAAtgtcaataaaattattattttacgtACCGGTATTTTGTAAAATTGCCATTGTCTACGAAAAAGTTGTTCAAAAACATCTCCACTTTTCCCCAGATGTTGTGTCAATCCATAAAATTAATAGCTtcactttgttgtttttcttatttggGTGTTAATACTTAacataaaaaaattacttggACAATCCCAGCACTTTAATCCCACGATTGACCAAAAAAAGGAGTTCAGAATAACCAAATTGGCTAAATTTCTCAAGCAAAATGTCCGGATTTAGCCCAGTTTCTTCAGACTGcacttttttgcctgattgGCAATATTTCTACCAGTATGTTGTAGTACAAGTCAGGTGTATTCAGAAGCCTCTTCTTttacacaaaaataataatggcATACGGTTTTTAatttatgatttttttcctgTCTTACAGATTTAACCCTGGATGACCTTCCACCTCTTGACCCTATTCAGAACCTGGATGAAATGGCTTCATCCATGTCTCTGCTGGCAGTCAATCCACCAACATACGAGGAAGCAATACTTCTTGCTGCCGACTGTCTGTCAAGTTCTTGCAGTGAGAGCACTGCAGGATTAACAAGTCCAGATGGAAGTCATTTATCGATGTCTCAAAGCCCACCAAAAGGAAATCTTGAACATTTTTCTCCCAACCCCCAGATGCCTGCATCACCCTACCCCTCCCCTGGACATCCTGTATCACACATGTCATCTGGAGGTTTGCCAACACCTGACCCTTCCCCTATTGGAAATCGTAATCCATCCACAGCAAGTGTGAACATCTCCTGGCAGGGGGTGGGTCAGATGAAAGTGTCTAATCATCCACAGCCACACTGTCCACCCCATCAGGCTCCTTACTCTTTGCATCAATATTCTTCCATGCCATCCCCACAAGTTCCAAGCAAGTCTGCCCAAATCACAGCCACGATTAAGAAGATGGAGAAAATGGACATGTATAGCTCAAGTTGTTTGACAGGACAGTCTCCTAACCAGATGACAAGTCCACGTGGAATGCCACAAAACATTCCAGGTTCTTGGCAACAACAGCATCATCTGCAACAGCAACAAATGCCACAGAGAGATCTACCACCACAAGGTTATGGGTGGAAAGCGCCGCAACCAATGCATAATGCAATGCAAAACTTTCATGGGCAAGGAACTGCCCCAATGAGTAATGAAAATCCAATTTATGCAACGAACATGCAAGGGGGAAACTGGGACAATGTTTCAGTTCCCTCCTTTGAGGACACTCTACCTGCCCTTGGGTATGAGGGCAAAATAGGGTACATGAAAAGTGGACAGAACTTTGGAGGTCACCTGCAACACCATAATGTGGATCCATCGATTTTATCACCACCTTATCAAGAGGACTTTCATTCAGGATTTGGTTTTCAAGGAAATCAATTACCAGTCGTTACCACAGAGCAAACAACACTAGGCCATTGGTGAAGATGTCCTAAGGGGAGTCAGTCCTGGCTCTCTGCATAAAATCCTGTCTCTGTgcaggggaggggggaggcagTGGGAGTAGGGGAGGGGTGGGAGATCTAGATGAAAGGCACTCCTGTTGTTGATAAAAGTAATGCATCTAGATAAAATGTAGAATCAGTTCACAGTTTGATTGACGTGGG
The genomic region above belongs to Montipora capricornis isolate CH-2021 chromosome 5, ASM3666992v2, whole genome shotgun sequence and contains:
- the LOC138049828 gene encoding hypoxia-inducible factor 3-alpha-like isoform X1, producing the protein MSTAKRKKRSSSSLKGSLNPSKRHRDRFNIELDNLAKLLPFPHDVIQKLDKLSILRLSASYLRAKNFFKGQQWTEENQVGKLTDGHGEFEGNGVFSKLLLDALDGFVIVLTRDFEVFYASETVQDYLGLAQASVIHQDFLRFIHVDDHDLIRKNLQPFPEEEEQKIRILDDENDGTVSESGSTCSGEELGKDDDDVETERSFVCRMKCILNTSAGFFKPFRCSGRLREMTLPDSERREYGLFMICTPLETVSSSMLEIRLKTSLFCTKNRMDLSFMDIDQKGRSLLGYHKRDIALQSSYCMIHFDDIPVLQTLHSDLMSTGKCQGTFRMLNKNLKWQWLTGTAQVVFKGNEADFIITTNRPLSDEEGEEILRQRGQFPALPFTASECGSPSPRSPRSPGSVSTYSNGGSPQAIPWESFSATGRSGFKFHPSNGRVNKKKPQHIPDGIANSPGSGSTSPLQGGLPPSPQHPRSPFPDALLSSTSCTSAPLSPPLLDLDVDIQAELEKDVSELDFTLLDPQDLTLDDLPPLDPIQNLDEMASSMSLLAVNPPTYEEAILLAADCLSSSCSESTAGLTSPDGSHLSMSQSPPKGNLEHFSPNPQMPASPYPSPGHPVSHMSSGGLPTPDPSPIGNRNPSTASVNISWQGVGQMKVSNHPQPHCPPHQAPYSLHQYSSMPSPQVPSKSAQITATIKKMEKMDMYSSSCLTGQSPNQMTSPRGMPQNIPGSWQQQHHLQQQQMPQRDLPPQGYGWKAPQPMHNAMQNFHGQGTAPMSNENPIYATNMQGGNWDNVSVPSFEDTLPALGYEGKIGYMKSGQNFGGHLQHHNVDPSILSPPYQEDFHSGFGFQGNQLPVVTTEQTTLGHW
- the LOC138049828 gene encoding protein single-minded-like isoform X2 — its product is MSTAKRKKRSSSSLKGSLNPSKRHRDRFNIELDNLAKLLPFPHDVIQKLDKLSILRLSASYLRAKNFFKGQQWTEENQVGKLTDGHGEFEGNGVFSKLLLDALDGFVIVLTRDFEVFYASETVQDYLGLAQASVIHQDFLRFIHVDDHDLIRKNLQPFPEEEEQKIRILDDENDGTVSESGSTCSGEELGKDDDDVETERSFVCRMKCILNTSAGFFKPFRCSGRLREMTLPDSERREYGLFMICTPLETVSSSMLEIRLKTSLFCTKNRMDLSFMDIDQKGRSLLGYHKRDIALQSSYCMIHFDDIPVLQTLHSDLMSTGKCQGTFRMLNKNLKWQWLTGTAQVVFKGNEADFIITTNRPLSDEEGEEILRQRGQFPALPFTASECGSPSPRSPRSPGSVSTYSNGGSPQAIPWESFSATGRSGFKFHPSNGRVNKKKPQHIPDGIANSPGSDLTLDDLPPLDPIQNLDEMASSMSLLAVNPPTYEEAILLAADCLSSSCSESTAGLTSPDGSHLSMSQSPPKGNLEHFSPNPQMPASPYPSPGHPVSHMSSGGLPTPDPSPIGNRNPSTASVNISWQGVGQMKVSNHPQPHCPPHQAPYSLHQYSSMPSPQVPSKSAQITATIKKMEKMDMYSSSCLTGQSPNQMTSPRGMPQNIPGSWQQQHHLQQQQMPQRDLPPQGYGWKAPQPMHNAMQNFHGQGTAPMSNENPIYATNMQGGNWDNVSVPSFEDTLPALGYEGKIGYMKSGQNFGGHLQHHNVDPSILSPPYQEDFHSGFGFQGNQLPVVTTEQTTLGHW